One window from the genome of Streptomyces sp. WZ-12 encodes:
- the tsaE gene encoding tRNA (adenosine(37)-N6)-threonylcarbamoyltransferase complex ATPase subunit type 1 TsaE has translation MSTTAATARVTVKSPEQMQELGRRLAPLLRPGDLVLLTGELGAGKTTLTRGLGEALGVRGAVTSPTFVIARVHPSLTGGPALVHVDAYRLGGGLDEMEDLDLDVSLPESVVVVEWGDGKVEELSEDRLHVVIGRAVGADAPGGLVGHPEEDVDDVREVTVTGIGARWADAGLPELETC, from the coding sequence ATGAGCACCACTGCCGCTACTGCCCGCGTAACCGTCAAGTCCCCCGAGCAGATGCAGGAGTTGGGCCGCCGGTTGGCGCCGCTGCTGCGCCCCGGCGATCTGGTGCTGCTCACCGGCGAGCTGGGCGCGGGGAAGACGACGCTCACCCGCGGCCTGGGCGAGGCCCTGGGCGTGCGGGGTGCCGTGACCTCGCCGACCTTCGTCATCGCCCGGGTGCACCCGTCGCTCACCGGTGGCCCGGCGCTGGTGCACGTCGACGCGTACCGGCTCGGCGGTGGCCTGGACGAGATGGAGGACCTGGACCTCGACGTCTCGTTGCCGGAGTCGGTGGTGGTCGTCGAGTGGGGCGACGGCAAGGTCGAGGAGCTGTCGGAGGACCGGCTGCACGTCGTCATCGGGCGGGCCGTGGGCGCTGACGCTCCCGGTGGGCTGGTGGGGCACCCGGAGGAGGACGTGGACGACGTCCGCGAGGTGACGGTCACCGGGATCGGCGCGCGCTGGGCGGACGCCGGCCTTCCCGAGCTGGAGACCTGCTGA
- the tsaB gene encoding tRNA (adenosine(37)-N6)-threonylcarbamoyltransferase complex dimerization subunit type 1 TsaB has product MLLLALDTATPAVTVALHDGSRTLAAAGEVDARRHGELLLPTVDRVLAEAGHKLAEVTDIVVGVGPGPYTGLRVGLVTATTFGAALDVPVHGLCSLDGIAHASGLTEPFVVATDARRKEVYWARFADARTRLTEPAVDRPADIAEQVAGVPAVGAGALLYDTVFTGVHRDGPAHQSAAALAELAAAKLAAGEELLPPRPLYLRRPDAQVPANYKVVTPK; this is encoded by the coding sequence GTGCTGCTGCTAGCTCTTGACACCGCCACCCCCGCCGTCACCGTCGCGCTCCACGACGGCTCCCGCACCCTCGCCGCCGCCGGCGAAGTGGACGCACGCCGGCACGGCGAACTGCTGTTGCCGACCGTCGACCGGGTGCTGGCCGAGGCCGGGCACAAGCTGGCCGAGGTCACCGACATCGTCGTCGGCGTGGGCCCCGGCCCGTACACCGGGCTGCGGGTGGGGCTGGTGACCGCCACCACCTTCGGGGCGGCGCTGGACGTGCCCGTTCACGGCCTGTGCTCGCTGGACGGCATCGCCCACGCCTCGGGCCTGACCGAGCCGTTCGTCGTGGCCACCGACGCCCGCCGCAAGGAGGTCTACTGGGCCCGCTTCGCGGACGCCCGGACCCGGCTGACCGAGCCCGCCGTCGACCGCCCCGCCGACATCGCCGAGCAGGTCGCCGGCGTCCCGGCCGTCGGCGCCGGCGCGCTGCTCTACGACACCGTCTTCACCGGCGTCCACCGGGACGGCCCCGCGCACCAGTCCGCCGCCGCGCTCGCCGAACTGGCCGCCGCCAAGCTGGCCGCCGGCGAGGAGCTGCTGCCGCCGCGCCCGCTGTACCTGCGCCGCCCCGACGCCCAGGTGCCCGCCAACTACAAGGTGGTCACCCCGAAGTGA
- a CDS encoding GNAT family N-acetyltransferase: MRWWDLAGVLELERDLFPEDAWSPGMFWSELAHARGPLATRRYLVAEVEAPPRSGIVEGRLPGDGRAGRIVGYGGLAAIDGTGDVQTIATARDQWGTGLGGRLLAALLGAATAFECHEVLLEVRVDNARAQRLYERFGFEPIGFRRGYYQPGNVDALVMRRPSQTSSEAPSVQGT, from the coding sequence ATGCGGTGGTGGGACCTGGCCGGCGTACTGGAGCTGGAGCGCGACCTGTTCCCCGAGGACGCCTGGTCACCGGGGATGTTCTGGTCCGAACTCGCCCACGCCCGCGGCCCGTTGGCCACCCGCCGCTATCTCGTCGCCGAAGTGGAGGCGCCGCCGCGCAGCGGCATCGTTGAGGGGCGGTTGCCGGGCGACGGGCGGGCGGGCCGGATCGTCGGCTACGGCGGTCTGGCCGCGATCGACGGCACCGGCGACGTCCAGACCATCGCCACCGCCCGCGACCAGTGGGGCACCGGACTCGGCGGCCGGCTGCTGGCCGCGCTGCTGGGCGCCGCCACCGCCTTCGAGTGCCACGAGGTGCTGCTGGAGGTGCGGGTCGACAACGCCCGCGCCCAGCGCCTCTACGAGCGCTTCGGCTTCGAGCCGATCGGCTTCCGCCGCGGCTACTACCAACCCGGCAACGTCGACGCACTGGTGATGCGCCGCCCCTCCCAGACCTCCTCCGAAGCACCCTCCGTACAAGGAACGTGA
- the tsaD gene encoding tRNA (adenosine(37)-N6)-threonylcarbamoyltransferase complex transferase subunit TsaD, which produces MADSRGGPLVLGIETSCDETGVGIVRGHTLLADAVASSVDEHARFGGVVPEVASRAHLEAMVPTIQRALKEAGVAPSDLDGIAVTAGPGLAGALLVGVSAAKAYAYALGKPLYGVNHLASHICVDQLEHGPLPEPTMALLVSGGHSSLLLAPDITSDVRPLGSTIDDAAGEAFDKVARVLHLGFPGGPVIDRYAREGDPEAIRFPRGLTGPRDPRYDFSFSGLKTAVARWIEAKRAAGEEVPVADVSASFQEAVVDVLTRKAVRACKDNGVDHLMIGGGVAANSRLRAMAERRCEDAGIRLRVPRPKLCTDNGAMVAALGAEMVARNRPASAWELSADSSLPVTETHVPAPDGHDHGHSHGHAHDHDHFHELSKDNLYS; this is translated from the coding sequence ATGGCTGACTCCCGCGGCGGACCGCTCGTCCTCGGCATCGAGACCTCCTGCGACGAGACCGGCGTCGGCATCGTCCGCGGTCACACCCTGCTCGCCGACGCGGTCGCCTCCAGCGTCGACGAGCACGCCCGCTTCGGCGGGGTGGTGCCCGAGGTGGCCTCCCGCGCGCACCTGGAGGCGATGGTTCCCACCATCCAGCGCGCCCTGAAGGAGGCCGGGGTGGCCCCCTCCGACCTGGACGGCATCGCGGTCACCGCGGGCCCCGGCCTGGCCGGCGCGCTGCTGGTGGGCGTCTCGGCCGCCAAGGCGTACGCCTACGCGCTGGGCAAGCCGCTCTACGGCGTCAACCACCTCGCCTCGCACATCTGCGTCGACCAGCTGGAGCACGGCCCGCTGCCGGAGCCGACGATGGCGCTGCTGGTCAGCGGCGGCCACTCCTCGCTGCTGCTGGCCCCGGACATCACCTCCGACGTCCGCCCGCTCGGCTCGACCATCGACGACGCGGCCGGCGAGGCGTTCGACAAGGTGGCGCGGGTGCTCCACCTCGGCTTCCCCGGCGGCCCGGTCATCGACCGCTACGCGCGCGAGGGCGACCCGGAGGCGATCCGCTTCCCGCGCGGGCTGACCGGCCCCCGCGACCCGCGCTACGACTTCTCCTTCTCCGGCCTGAAGACCGCGGTGGCCCGCTGGATCGAGGCCAAGCGGGCGGCCGGGGAGGAGGTCCCGGTGGCGGACGTCTCGGCGTCGTTCCAGGAGGCGGTCGTCGACGTGCTGACCCGTAAGGCCGTGCGGGCCTGCAAGGACAACGGCGTGGACCACCTGATGATCGGCGGCGGGGTGGCGGCCAACTCCCGCCTGCGGGCGATGGCCGAGCGCCGCTGCGAGGACGCCGGCATCCGACTGCGGGTGCCGCGGCCCAAGTTGTGCACCGACAACGGGGCGATGGTCGCGGCCCTGGGCGCCGAGATGGTGGCCCGCAACCGCCCGGCCTCCGCCTGGGAGCTCTCCGCGGACTCCTCGCTGCCGGTCACCGAGACCCACGTCCCGGCCCCGGACGGCCACGACCACGGTCACAGCCACGGGCACGCCCATGACCACGACCACTTCCACGAGTTGAGCAAGGACAACCTGTACTCGTAG
- a CDS encoding class I SAM-dependent methyltransferase — translation MTDLDTFSALLAPEGQQLLAALRDYDPADELATATRLRRDHPAPLVSAALGQARLRQRAAAKFGADAALMYFTPNGVEQSTRAPVAAHRAARLSALGVRTLADLCCGIGGDALALARAGVRVLAVDRDPLACAAARANAEALGLADRIEVRCADVTEVDTAGYDAVFVDPARRTKARGGRVFDPEAYSPPLSWAVGAARTAPFAALKIAPGVPHEALPEDAETEWISDAGDVKEAVLWFGTGRGGARRATLLPAGDSLVGAGLPDPAPGTVGGWLYEPDGAVIRAHLVADVAEQVGGRLIDPTIAYVTADHLVPTPYATAYAVTDVLPFNVKKLKALLRERGVGVAVIKKRGSAVEPEELRRKLKLAGPHSCTVFLTRVAGAPTMLLGHPAAEGA, via the coding sequence ATGACCGACCTCGACACCTTCTCCGCACTGCTCGCCCCCGAGGGGCAGCAACTCCTGGCCGCGCTGCGGGACTACGACCCGGCGGACGAGCTGGCCACCGCCACCCGGCTCCGCCGCGACCACCCCGCCCCGCTGGTCTCCGCCGCGCTCGGGCAGGCCCGGCTGCGGCAGCGGGCGGCCGCGAAGTTCGGCGCGGACGCCGCGCTGATGTACTTCACGCCCAACGGGGTCGAGCAGTCCACCCGCGCCCCGGTGGCCGCCCACCGCGCCGCCCGGCTCAGCGCGCTGGGCGTGCGGACCCTGGCGGACCTGTGCTGCGGGATCGGCGGCGACGCGCTGGCGCTGGCCCGGGCCGGGGTCCGGGTGCTGGCCGTGGACCGCGACCCGCTGGCCTGCGCGGCGGCCCGGGCCAACGCCGAGGCGCTGGGGCTGGCGGACCGGATCGAGGTGCGGTGCGCGGACGTCACGGAGGTCGACACCGCCGGGTACGACGCGGTGTTCGTGGACCCGGCGCGGCGCACCAAGGCCCGCGGCGGCCGTGTCTTCGACCCGGAGGCGTACTCGCCGCCGCTGTCCTGGGCGGTCGGGGCGGCCCGCACGGCGCCGTTCGCGGCGTTGAAGATCGCGCCCGGGGTGCCGCACGAGGCGCTGCCCGAGGACGCCGAGACGGAGTGGATCTCCGACGCGGGGGACGTGAAGGAGGCCGTCCTGTGGTTCGGCACCGGCCGGGGCGGCGCCCGCCGCGCCACCCTGCTGCCCGCCGGGGACTCCCTGGTCGGCGCTGGTCTGCCTGATCCCGCGCCGGGGACGGTCGGCGGCTGGCTCTACGAGCCGGACGGCGCGGTCATCCGCGCCCACCTGGTCGCGGACGTCGCCGAGCAGGTCGGCGGCCGGCTGATCGACCCGACGATCGCCTACGTGACCGCGGACCACCTGGTGCCGACGCCGTACGCGACCGCCTACGCGGTCACCGACGTGCTGCCGTTCAACGTCAAGAAGCTCAAGGCGCTGCTGCGGGAGCGCGGGGTGGGCGTCGCGGTGATCAAGAAGCGCGGGTCCGCGGTGGAGCCCGAGGAGCTGCGCCGGAAGCTCAAGTTGGCCGGGCCGCACTCCTGCACGGTCTTCCTCACCCGCGTCGCCGGGGCGCCCACGATGCTGCTGGGGCACCCGGCGGCCGAGGGCGCCTGA
- a CDS encoding FtsW/RodA/SpoVE family cell cycle protein, which yields MTFAALAQAPNRRRTEAWLLGFVVLITVFGYAYTELSMKGQLPGGLAGFAVSMFFIALVPHLVVRRFAPRADPLILPLATMLTGIGLVLLHRLDITYAEKPRLKIAQAATGQLVWTVIGVAVCIVILMVLRDHRFLQRYIYLTMAVALVLLMAPAFFGADQFGAKRWIMVGPLSMQPGEFVKIMIVVFFAGYLTVNRDALALSGRRVMGMQLPPGRQLGPIFTIWVISLLVLVFERDLGTSLIFFGVFVIMLYMATERTSWVVCGLLMAVVGAAVVGSTEPHVKGRVMAWLHPMDIFLPENKRPPGLISDQAAQALFSFGSGGIGGTGLGQGHPELIGFAGNSDFILTTVGEELGLAGVMAVLLLYGLLAQRGLRVGLTARDPFGKLLAVGLAGALLLQVFVVTGGVTGLIPLTGKALPFLAKGGSSLVANWVMVALLLRVSDSAQRRREPVRPAPERPDADATQRVPRITGNESGA from the coding sequence ATGACGTTCGCCGCGCTGGCCCAGGCCCCGAACCGTCGGCGGACTGAGGCCTGGCTGCTGGGCTTTGTGGTGCTCATCACCGTCTTCGGCTACGCCTACACCGAGTTGTCCATGAAGGGGCAGCTCCCCGGCGGGCTGGCCGGCTTCGCGGTGAGCATGTTCTTCATCGCGCTGGTGCCGCACCTGGTCGTCCGCCGGTTCGCGCCGCGCGCCGATCCGCTGATCCTGCCGTTGGCGACCATGCTGACCGGGATCGGGCTGGTGCTGCTGCACCGGCTGGACATCACCTACGCGGAGAAACCCCGGCTGAAGATCGCGCAGGCGGCGACCGGGCAACTGGTGTGGACAGTGATCGGGGTCGCGGTCTGCATCGTGATCCTGATGGTGCTGCGCGATCACCGGTTCCTGCAGCGCTACATCTATCTGACGATGGCCGTCGCGCTGGTGCTGTTGATGGCGCCGGCGTTCTTCGGCGCTGACCAGTTCGGCGCCAAGCGCTGGATCATGGTCGGGCCGCTGTCGATGCAGCCCGGCGAGTTCGTGAAGATCATGATCGTGGTGTTCTTCGCGGGCTATCTCACCGTGAACCGCGATGCGTTGGCGCTGTCCGGGCGCCGGGTGATGGGCATGCAGTTGCCGCCGGGCCGGCAGCTCGGGCCGATTTTCACGATCTGGGTGATCAGCCTGCTGGTGCTGGTCTTCGAGCGCGACCTGGGCACCTCGCTGATCTTCTTCGGCGTCTTCGTGATCATGCTCTACATGGCCACCGAGCGCACCAGTTGGGTGGTCTGCGGTCTGCTGATGGCCGTGGTCGGCGCCGCCGTCGTCGGCTCGACCGAGCCGCACGTCAAGGGCCGTGTGATGGCCTGGCTGCACCCGATGGACATCTTCCTGCCGGAGAACAAGCGACCGCCGGGCCTGATCTCCGACCAGGCCGCCCAGGCACTGTTCAGCTTCGGCAGCGGCGGCATCGGCGGCACCGGGCTGGGCCAGGGCCACCCCGAGCTGATCGGCTTCGCCGGCAACAGCGACTTCATCCTCACCACCGTCGGCGAGGAGCTGGGCCTGGCCGGGGTGATGGCCGTGCTGCTGCTCTACGGGCTGCTGGCCCAGCGCGGCCTGCGGGTGGGCCTGACCGCCCGCGACCCGTTCGGCAAGCTGCTGGCCGTCGGCCTCGCCGGTGCGCTGCTGCTCCAGGTCTTCGTCGTCACCGGCGGCGTCACCGGGCTGATCCCGCTGACCGGTAAGGCCCTGCCGTTCCTCGCCAAGGGCGGTTCGTCACTGGTCGCGAACTGGGTGATGGTGGCGTTGCTGCTACGGGTCAGCGACAGCGCCCAGCGGCGCCGGGAGCCGGTCCGTCCGGCCCCGGAGCGGCCGGACGCGGACGCCACCCAACGGGTGCCGCGGATCACCGGGAACGAATCCGGGGCCTGA
- the groES gene encoding co-chaperone GroES yields MTTASSKVAIKPLEDRIVVQPLDAEQTTASGLVIPDTAKEKPQEGVVLAIGPGRFEDGKRVELDVKVGDVVLYSKYGGTEVKYSGEEYLVLSARDVLAIVEK; encoded by the coding sequence GTGACGACCGCCAGCTCCAAGGTTGCCATCAAGCCGCTTGAGGACCGCATTGTGGTCCAGCCGCTCGACGCCGAGCAGACCACGGCCTCGGGCCTGGTCATTCCGGACACCGCGAAGGAGAAGCCCCAGGAGGGCGTCGTCCTGGCCATCGGTCCGGGTCGCTTCGAGGACGGTAAGCGCGTCGAGCTCGACGTCAAGGTCGGCGACGTCGTTCTCTACAGCAAGTACGGCGGCACCGAGGTGAAGTACAGCGGCGAGGAGTACCTCGTCCTCTCGGCGCGCGACGTGCTCGCGATCGTCGAGAAGTAA
- the groL gene encoding chaperonin GroEL (60 kDa chaperone family; promotes refolding of misfolded polypeptides especially under stressful conditions; forms two stacked rings of heptamers to form a barrel-shaped 14mer; ends can be capped by GroES; misfolded proteins enter the barrel where they are refolded when GroES binds) produces the protein MAKILKFDEDARRALERGVNKLADTVKVTIGPKGRNVVIDKKFGAPTITNDGVTIAREVEVEDAYENLGAQLVKEVATKTNDIAGDGTTTATVLAQALVREGLRNVAAGASPAALKKGIDAAVKAVSDDLLATARPIDDKSDIAAVAALSAQDAQVGELIAEAMDKVGKDGVITVEESNTFGLELDFTEGMAFDKGYLSPYMVTDQERMEAVLDDPYILIHQGKISSIQDLLPLLEKIIQAGASKPLLIIAEDVEGEALSTLVVNKIRGTFNAVAVKAPGFGDRRKAMLGDMATLTGGTVVAEEVGLKLDQVGLDVLGTARRVTITKDDTTIVDGGGNSADVQGRVAQIKAEIEATDSDWDREKLQERLAKLAGGVCVIRVGAATEVELKEKKHRLEDAISATRAAVEEGIVSGGGSALVHAVKVLDGNLGKDGDEATGVAVVRRAAVEPLRWIAENAGLEGYVITSKVAELDKGNGFNAATGEYGDLVKAGVIDPVKVTRSALENAASIASLLLTTETLVVEKKEEEEAPAAGHGHGHAH, from the coding sequence ATGGCGAAGATCCTGAAGTTCGACGAGGACGCCCGTCGCGCCCTTGAGCGCGGCGTGAACAAGCTGGCCGACACGGTCAAGGTCACCATCGGCCCCAAGGGCCGCAACGTCGTGATCGACAAGAAGTTCGGCGCCCCGACCATCACCAACGACGGCGTCACCATCGCCCGCGAGGTCGAGGTCGAGGACGCGTACGAGAACCTCGGCGCCCAGCTCGTCAAGGAGGTGGCGACCAAGACCAACGACATCGCGGGTGACGGCACCACCACCGCCACCGTGCTGGCCCAGGCTCTGGTCCGCGAGGGTCTGCGCAACGTCGCCGCGGGTGCCTCTCCCGCCGCCCTGAAGAAGGGCATCGACGCCGCCGTCAAGGCCGTCTCCGACGACCTGCTGGCGACCGCCCGCCCGATCGACGACAAGTCCGACATCGCCGCCGTGGCCGCGCTGTCCGCCCAGGACGCCCAGGTCGGCGAGCTCATCGCCGAGGCGATGGACAAGGTCGGCAAGGACGGCGTGATCACCGTCGAGGAGTCCAACACCTTCGGCCTGGAGCTGGACTTCACCGAGGGCATGGCCTTCGACAAGGGCTACCTCTCGCCGTACATGGTCACCGACCAGGAGCGCATGGAGGCCGTCCTCGACGACCCCTACATCCTGATCCACCAGGGCAAGATCTCCTCCATCCAGGACCTGCTGCCGCTGCTGGAGAAGATCATCCAGGCCGGCGCCTCCAAGCCGCTGCTGATCATCGCCGAGGACGTCGAGGGCGAGGCCCTCTCCACCCTCGTCGTCAACAAGATCCGCGGCACCTTCAACGCGGTGGCCGTCAAGGCCCCCGGCTTCGGCGACCGCCGCAAGGCGATGCTCGGCGACATGGCCACCCTCACCGGCGGCACCGTCGTCGCCGAAGAGGTCGGCCTCAAGCTCGACCAGGTCGGCCTGGACGTGCTCGGCACCGCCCGCCGCGTGACCATCACCAAGGACGACACCACCATCGTCGACGGCGGCGGCAACAGCGCGGACGTCCAGGGCCGCGTCGCCCAGATCAAGGCCGAGATCGAGGCCACCGACTCCGACTGGGACCGCGAGAAGCTCCAGGAGCGCCTCGCCAAGCTGGCCGGCGGCGTCTGCGTGATCCGCGTCGGTGCGGCCACCGAGGTCGAGCTCAAGGAGAAGAAGCACCGCCTGGAGGACGCCATCTCCGCGACCCGCGCCGCGGTCGAGGAGGGCATCGTCTCCGGTGGTGGCTCCGCCCTCGTCCACGCCGTCAAGGTCCTGGACGGCAACCTCGGCAAGGACGGCGACGAGGCCACCGGTGTCGCCGTGGTCCGCCGCGCCGCCGTCGAGCCGCTGCGCTGGATCGCCGAGAACGCCGGCCTTGAGGGCTACGTGATCACCTCCAAGGTGGCCGAGCTCGACAAGGGCAACGGCTTCAACGCCGCCACCGGCGAGTACGGCGACCTGGTCAAGGCCGGCGTCATCGACCCGGTCAAGGTCACCCGCTCCGCCCTGGAGAACGCCGCCTCCATCGCCTCCCTGCTGCTCACGACCGAGACCCTGGTCGTCGAGAAGAAGGAAGAGGAAGAGGCCCCGGCCGCCGGCCACGGTCACGGCCACGCGCACTAA
- a CDS encoding hydroxyacid dehydrogenase yields the protein MRPDVLLAMGPGVAERLLGEAQRTRLEGLARADCRLVARELAAPDPEVAAALAEAEVLLTCWGAPPLTAEVLAAAPRLRAVVHAAGSVKQLVTAACWERGIAVSSAAAVNALPVAEYTLAAILFANKRVLHTAHRYRALRGRPHDWLRELDGAGNHGHTVGIVGASRIGRRVIELLRPFALRVLLFDPYVDDEEAGLLGVRRVPLAELCAGSDVVSVHAPEVPATRHLIGARELALMPNGATLINTSRGSLIDEAALVAEVSSERIAAVLDVTEPELPPADSPLYALPNVLLTPHIAGSLGTELHRMADHALDELERYGKGLPFATPVHREELNHSA from the coding sequence ATGCGTCCTGACGTGCTTTTGGCCATGGGGCCGGGGGTCGCGGAGAGGCTGCTCGGGGAGGCGCAGCGGACCCGACTGGAGGGGCTGGCCAGGGCGGATTGCCGGCTTGTCGCGCGCGAGTTGGCCGCGCCGGACCCCGAGGTGGCCGCCGCCCTCGCCGAGGCCGAGGTGTTGCTGACCTGCTGGGGCGCCCCGCCACTCACCGCCGAGGTGCTAGCCGCGGCGCCCCGGCTGCGGGCGGTCGTGCACGCGGCAGGTTCCGTCAAGCAGCTTGTGACGGCGGCCTGTTGGGAGCGGGGCATCGCGGTCAGCTCGGCCGCGGCCGTCAACGCGTTGCCGGTGGCCGAGTACACCCTCGCCGCCATCCTGTTCGCGAACAAGCGCGTGTTGCACACCGCCCACCGCTACCGCGCCCTGCGCGGCCGGCCCCACGACTGGCTGCGCGAGCTGGACGGCGCCGGCAACCACGGCCACACCGTCGGCATCGTCGGCGCCTCCCGCATAGGCCGCCGGGTCATCGAATTGCTACGCCCGTTCGCGCTGCGGGTGTTGTTGTTCGACCCGTACGTGGACGACGAGGAGGCGGGGTTGTTGGGCGTGCGCCGCGTTCCGTTGGCGGAGTTGTGCGCGGGGAGCGATGTGGTGAGCGTGCACGCCCCGGAGGTGCCCGCGACCCGGCACCTGATCGGCGCGCGCGAGCTGGCCCTGATGCCCAACGGGGCGACGCTGATCAACACCTCGCGCGGCTCGCTGATCGACGAGGCCGCGCTGGTGGCGGAGGTCTCCAGCGAGCGGATCGCCGCGGTGCTGGACGTCACCGAGCCCGAACTGCCGCCCGCCGACTCGCCGTTGTACGCGTTGCCGAACGTGCTGCTCACCCCGCACATCGCCGGTTCGCTGGGCACCGAGCTGCACCGGATGGCCGACCACGCCCTGGACGAGCTGGAGCGGTACGGGAAAGGACTGCCGTTCGCGACCCCGGTGCATCGGGAGGAGCTGAACCATTCGGCCTGA
- a CDS encoding SDR family NAD(P)-dependent oxidoreductase — MTTALITGATAGIGAAFARRLASDGHSVVLVARDEKRLREQATELHDRHGIEAEVLSADLATEDGIAAVEARLADPKHPVDLLVNNAGFGNKGEYLEVPMADELTMLKVHCEAVLRLTTAAARGMRERRRGAVVNVASVAAFVPRGTYGASKAWVVQFTQGAARDLAGSGVRLMALCPGFVRTEFHQRAGMGTDNIPGWLWLDADRLVDAAMKDLARGKSLSIPDPRYKALMGAVKLAPRGVLGGLTSRTGRKYGPK, encoded by the coding sequence ATGACGACTGCACTGATCACAGGAGCAACAGCCGGCATCGGCGCCGCATTCGCCCGCCGTCTCGCGAGTGACGGGCACAGCGTGGTGCTGGTGGCGCGCGACGAGAAGCGGCTGCGGGAACAGGCCACCGAACTGCACGACCGGCATGGGATCGAGGCGGAGGTGCTGAGCGCCGACCTCGCGACCGAGGACGGCATCGCCGCCGTCGAGGCCCGTTTGGCGGACCCGAAGCACCCGGTGGACCTGCTGGTCAACAACGCGGGGTTCGGCAACAAGGGCGAGTACCTCGAAGTCCCGATGGCCGACGAGTTGACGATGTTGAAGGTGCACTGTGAAGCGGTGCTGCGGCTGACCACCGCGGCCGCGCGCGGGATGCGCGAGCGGCGCCGCGGCGCCGTGGTCAACGTGGCGTCGGTCGCGGCGTTCGTCCCGCGCGGCACGTACGGCGCGAGCAAGGCGTGGGTCGTGCAGTTCACCCAGGGCGCGGCGCGCGACCTGGCCGGCAGCGGGGTGCGCCTGATGGCGCTGTGCCCGGGCTTCGTGCGGACCGAGTTCCACCAACGGGCCGGCATGGGGACGGACAACATTCCGGGCTGGCTGTGGCTCGACGCGGACCGGCTCGTGGACGCGGCCATGAAGGACCTGGCGCGCGGCAAGTCGCTCTCCATCCCGGACCCGCGCTACAAGGCCCTGATGGGCGCGGTGAAGCTGGCCCCGCGCGGCGTCCTCGGCGGCCTCACCTCCCGTACGGGGCGGAAGTACGGCCCGAAGTAG
- a CDS encoding MOSC domain-containing protein, whose amino-acid sequence MNAKLLTVNIGRATPSAHTKAEGGTGIDKRPLDGPVAVAAPGPKGVGGSGLAGDAVVDRRHHGGDDQAVYAYAREDLDDWQRELDRELANGAFGENLTTTGVDITGARIGERWRIGPEVLLEITSPRIPCRTFQGWLDERGWIKRFTQAAVPGAYLRVLEAGEIRAGDPVRVEHRPDHDITVALMFRALTTQRDLLPRLLEAGAPLHQEARASATKYAALATN is encoded by the coding sequence ATGAACGCGAAGCTGCTGACCGTGAACATCGGGCGGGCCACCCCGTCCGCGCACACCAAAGCCGAGGGTGGAACGGGCATCGACAAGCGCCCCCTGGACGGGCCCGTCGCGGTGGCCGCCCCCGGCCCCAAGGGCGTCGGCGGCAGCGGCCTCGCGGGCGACGCGGTGGTCGACCGCCGCCACCACGGCGGCGACGACCAGGCCGTCTACGCCTACGCCCGCGAGGACCTCGACGACTGGCAGCGCGAACTGGACCGCGAACTGGCCAACGGGGCGTTCGGCGAGAACCTCACCACCACCGGCGTCGACATCACCGGCGCCCGCATCGGCGAACGCTGGCGGATCGGCCCCGAGGTGCTCCTGGAGATCACCTCACCGCGCATCCCCTGCCGGACGTTCCAGGGCTGGCTGGACGAACGCGGCTGGATCAAGCGGTTCACCCAGGCCGCCGTGCCCGGCGCGTACCTGCGCGTCCTGGAAGCCGGCGAGATCCGCGCCGGCGACCCCGTACGCGTCGAGCACCGACCCGACCACGACATCACCGTCGCGCTGATGTTCCGCGCCCTCACCACGCAACGCGACCTCCTCCCCCGCCTCCTGGAAGCGGGCGCGCCCCTCCACCAGGAGGCACGGGCCTCGGCGACCAAGTACGCGGCGCTGGCGACGAACTGA